One window of the Nothobranchius furzeri strain GRZ-AD chromosome 3, NfurGRZ-RIMD1, whole genome shotgun sequence genome contains the following:
- the LOC139068955 gene encoding proline-rich protein 36-like, translated as MGSVSGTIAFAKRDFPRLPGEDFGIYSSKAEARINCHQAPLKQRRDKGRSLGGPPACDFAMFSKRSTDRKNSGVCSGRTGFRQGILVGNKNIGALTEGCRRSGLGAPQHKPHPESSLQPSPAESSSPASLHHPPESSSLHHPPLPPVPLHHPPLPPAPSSHHPPLPPAPSSHHPPLPPAPFIIFLFLQHPFIPTRVIVPSSPSSVPSSSTRVIVPSSPSSVPSSSTRVVVPSSSSFSSSVPSSSTRVVVPTVSRVHVPARVYVPSSSSSRAFVSSASSSRAFIPSASSIFLPSDSRPVIVSNHRQSGPHPSPTPKTPLVSAPAFPLPAAQTPLVPAPGPPSPAPQTVVAPVFPVSSLLGVCVFGPPSPALVGHFLFGPSPPTLWLLVSCLSLSSVSGFVRLVSVLGGGYCPVPFGPQPPPVHPLRSHVSPVVSQLPLVSPGYPSSLFSSQSCFQHCYLIGYILNKGFYFFNRSCFVSSGVLHLGSYSSCSEPDRMNRPYQDPAEPPGSPTSRCMYAYHGDPDTCWDFIQDSAHNLDMTSSEFNKVSFMVLCLRDGPLEWAADYLEMHPVRTVFFWDFTKKLLRAFGRDPPPPVIPATSSSMSPPSAQRLQPALVQTLRTGFISFSPEPVGAISAPLMGQTTTPSPAQHEPHPSSPHPGSAVVPEDAPHPVPAVVPEDAPHPVPAVVLEDAPHPGPAVVPEDAPHPVPAVVPEDIPHPVPAVVPEDAPHPRLVAVPVQAVPVQPVRDAPVQPAKEVPVQPAQETPVQPAQDAPVQPVAVSQSTPAVSQSTPTVSIPAVSVPAGPTPAGSTPAGSTPAGSSSSEYPVSSSPEYSLQPRPESSLQPCPESSLQPSPAESPSPASLHHPPESSSLHHPPESSSLHHPPVIIPSSPPRVIVPSSPPRVIVPSSSPRVIIPSSSSSSSSVP; from the exons ATGGGGAGTGTGAGTGG gaccatagcgtttgcaaaacgggattttccacggctccctggggaggattttggcatttatagtagcaaagctgaagctagaataaactgccaccaGGCACCTCTGAAACaaagacgggataaagggaggtcaCTGGGCGGtccccccgcatgtgac tttgccatgtt ttctaaaagatctaccgaccgcaaaaacagcggagtgtgctCCGGCCGCACTG GATTCAG acagggaatcctg gttggtaataagaatattggggcattaacagaggggtgccggcggtcagggctaggggccccccaacacaagcctCATCCAGAGTCTTCGTTGCAGCCGTCTCCAGCCGAGTCTTCGTCTCCAGCATCCCTTCATCACCCTCCAGAGTCATCGTCCCTTcatcatcctcctcttcctccagtgccccttcatcatcctcctcttcctccagcaCCCTCCAGTcatcatcctcctcttcctccagcaCCCTCCAGTcatcatcctcctcttcctccagcgCCCTTCATCATCTTCCTCTTCCTCCAGCATCCCTTCATCCCCACCAGAGTCATAGTCCCTTCATCACCCTCCAGCGTCCCTTCATCATCCACCAGAGTCATAGTCCCTTCATCACCCTCCAGCGTCCCTTCATCATCCACCAGAGTCGTTGTCCCTTCATCATCCTCCTTTTCCTCCAGCGTCCCTTCATCATCCACCAGAGTTGTCGTCCCCACTGTCTCCAGAGTCCACGTCCccgccagagtctacgtcccttcctcctcctcgtCCAGAGCCTTCGTTTCTTCAGCCTCCTCGTCCAGAGCCTTCATCCCTTCAGCCTCCAGTATCTTCCTCCCCTCTGACTCCAGGCCGGTCATCGTCAGCAATCACCGCCAGTCCGGTCCTCATCCGTCGCCAACCCCCAAGACTCCCCTGGTCTCGGCTCCTGCTTTCCCGTTGCCGGCCGCCCAGACTCCCCTGGTCCCAgctcctggtcccccgtcgccaGCCCCCCAGACTGTCGTGGCCCCTGTGTTTCCCGTCTCCAGTCTCCT GGGTGTCTGTGTTTTTGGTCCCCCCTCGCCCGCCCTTGTGGGTCATTTTCTTTTTGGTCCCTCTCCTCCCACCCTGTGGTTGCTTGTGTCCTGTTTGTCCCTGTCTTCGGTTTCTGGTTTTGTGCGTCTGGTATCTGTCCTTGGGGGTGGGTactgccctgtcccctttggtccccagccccctcctgttcatcCTCTGCgttctcatgtgtctcctgttgtTTCCCAGCTCCCTTTGGTCTCCCCTGGttacccctct agttt GTTTAGTTCTCAGTCTTGTTTCCAGCACTGTTATTTAATTGGCtacatcctaaataaaggattttactttttcaaTCGCTCCTGCTTCGTGTcatctggtgttctgcatcttgggtcctactcctcctgctctgaacctgacagaatgaaccgaccataCCAGGACCCAGCAGAACCTCCAGGTTCACCAACATCCCGGTGTATGTATGCATACCATGGAGACCCGGacacctgttgggattttattcAGGACAGCGCTCATAACCTGGACATGACTTCCTCTGAGTTCAATAAGGTCTCCTTCATGGTGCTGTGTTTGAGGGATGGACCTCTGGAGTGGGCAGCAGATTACCTGGAGATGCACCCAGTCAGAACTGTGTTTTTCTGGGACTTTACCAAAAAACTGCTACGAGCCTTTGGTCGTGACCCTCCTCCACCAGTCATTCCTGCCACTTCCTCCTCCATGTCTCCTCCTTCTGCTCAGAGACTCCAGCCTGCTTTGGTCCAAACTCTCAGAACCGGCTTCATCTCCTTCTCCCCTGAACCTGTTGGCGCCATCTCAGCACCTCTGATGGGCCAAACCACCACACCTTCGCCTG CTCAGCACGAGCCCCACCCGTCATCACCGCATCCAGGATCCgcagtggtcccagaggacgctccacatccagTTCCGGCGGTGGTCCCTGAGGACGCTCCGCATCCGGTTCCGGCGGTGGTCCTagaggacgctccgcatccaggCCCGgcagtggtcccagaggacgctccgcatccagttccagcggtggtcccagaggacattCCGCATCCagttccggcggtggtcccagaggatgctCCGCATCCTCGACTAGTGGCGGTCCCAGTCCAGGCggtcccggtccagcctgtccgggACGCTCCAGTCCAGCCTGCCAAAGAGGTCCCAGTCCAGCCTGCCCAAGAGACTCCGGTCCAGCCTGCCCAAgatgctccggtccagcctgttgcAGTGTCCCAGTCTACGCCTGCAGTGTCCCAGTCTACGCCTACAGTGTCTATCCCTGCTGTGTCTGTGCCTGCAGGGCCTACGCCTGCAGGGTCTACGCCTGCAGGGTCTACACCTGCTGGGTCTTCATCTTCAGAATACCCAGTGTCTTCTTCTCCAGAATATTCGCTGCAGCCTCGTCCAGAGTCTTCGCTGCAGCCTTGTCCAGAGTCTTCCCTGCAGCCATCTCCAGCCGAGTCCCCATCTCCAGCGTCCCTTCATCACCCTCCAGAGTCATCGTCCCTTCATCACCCTCCAGAGTCATCGTCCCTTCATCACCCTCCAGTCATCATCCCTTCATCACCCCCCAGAGTCATCGTCCCTTCATCACCCCCCAGAGTCATCGTCCCTTCATCATCCCCCAGAGTCATCATCCCTTcatcatcctcctcttcctccagcgTCCCTTGA